A portion of the Clostridium gelidum genome contains these proteins:
- a CDS encoding Nif3-like dinuclear metal center hexameric protein, protein MTKVIDISKEIEKFAPKFLMEDYDNVGLMVGDENKEVKKVLLALDCTNEVIKEATRFNCDLIITHHPLLFKRPKNIIKGDLIGDKVIALVKDDIALYSCHTNLDSAKNGINETIVKILGFNSNIIIEPNESENYKDVGIGRLVKLDEEILLCDIIKIVKKNLNIENMRIVRGSEKVKVLAIINGSGQDLFYKAKSLGADCIITGDTTYHFASDFKEMKISIIDAGHFSTEYLVFLKTLEFLKEKFKSVEFIASEKCKDPYDFV, encoded by the coding sequence ATGACTAAAGTAATAGATATATCAAAAGAAATTGAAAAATTTGCTCCGAAGTTTCTAATGGAAGATTATGATAATGTTGGATTGATGGTTGGGGATGAAAATAAAGAAGTGAAGAAAGTTTTGTTAGCCTTAGATTGTACAAATGAAGTAATTAAAGAAGCTACAAGATTTAATTGTGATTTAATAATTACTCATCATCCACTATTATTTAAAAGACCTAAAAATATAATTAAGGGAGATCTAATAGGAGATAAAGTTATTGCTTTAGTTAAAGACGACATAGCACTTTACTCATGTCATACTAATTTAGATAGTGCTAAAAATGGCATAAATGAAACTATAGTTAAAATATTGGGATTTAATTCCAATATAATAATTGAACCTAATGAATCTGAAAACTACAAAGATGTTGGTATTGGAAGGTTAGTAAAATTAGACGAAGAAATTTTACTGTGTGATATCATAAAGATTGTTAAAAAGAATTTAAATATAGAAAATATGAGAATTGTTAGAGGATCTGAGAAAGTAAAAGTATTGGCAATAATAAATGGAAGTGGTCAAGATTTATTTTATAAAGCGAAAAGCCTCGGAGCTGATTGTATAATAACTGGAGACACAACTTATCATTTTGCATCAGACTTTAAAGAAATGAAAATAAGTATAATAGATGCAGGACATTTCTCAACAGAATATCTTGTATTTCTAAAAACATTAGAATTTCTAAAAGAAAAATTTAAATCTGTAGAATTCATTGCTTCAGAAAAATGCAAAGACCCATATGACTTTGTTTAG
- a CDS encoding tRNA (adenine(22)-N(1))-methyltransferase, protein MELSKRLNWIIEKLDKVQIIMDVGTDHGYIPIYLVKNNIAKKVIASDINKEPLKKAKINASLDGVLDKIDLRLGGGLSPLKNKEAEAVIIAGMGGNLIRDILENDLDKVKNLDYLILQPAQNPEVLRRYLYNNNYEILGEDICLDENKYYEIFKVKYKTGDYILLEDIFYEISPTMLSKKMPLLKSYIQSKIQKNEKVMDFITDNTEHAIDRKNELREKNQKLEKLLKNF, encoded by the coding sequence ATGGAATTAAGTAAAAGATTAAATTGGATTATAGAAAAACTTGATAAAGTCCAAATTATTATGGATGTTGGAACAGATCATGGCTATATACCTATTTATTTAGTTAAAAATAATATAGCAAAAAAAGTTATTGCATCAGATATAAACAAAGAACCTTTGAAAAAAGCAAAAATTAATGCATCATTAGATGGCGTGTTAGATAAAATAGACTTAAGATTAGGTGGGGGACTATCTCCTTTAAAAAATAAAGAAGCAGAGGCTGTAATAATTGCTGGAATGGGTGGAAATTTAATTAGAGATATATTAGAAAATGATTTGGATAAAGTTAAAAATTTAGATTATTTAATACTTCAACCTGCTCAAAACCCTGAAGTCTTGAGAAGATACTTATATAATAATAACTATGAAATTTTAGGTGAAGATATATGTTTAGATGAAAATAAGTATTATGAGATATTTAAAGTAAAATATAAAACTGGAGATTATATATTATTAGAAGATATATTCTATGAAATAAGTCCGACTATGTTAAGTAAAAAAATGCCTTTATTAAAGTCATATATACAAAGCAAAATTCAAAAAAATGAAAAAGTCATGGATTTTATTACAGATAATACTGAACATGCAATTGACCGTAAAAATGAATTAAGAGAAAAAAATCAAAAATTAGAGAAGTTATTAAAAAATTTTTAG
- the rpoD gene encoding RNA polymerase sigma factor RpoD, protein MEQKTSGKAAKPKDDKKDKNIKMLAVKELLDKGKKNGSLTYKEIMETMEHIDLSPDQIEKIYEVLELANVEIIGDVNDTDTAHEEIDLSVPEGIAIDDPVRMYLKEIGKVPLLSSEQEITYAREIEEGNQKSRKKLAEANLRLVVSIAKRYVGRGMLFLDLIQEGNLGLIKAVEKFDYRKGYKFSTYATWWIRQAITRAIADQARTIRIPVHMVETINKLIRVQRQLLQELGRDPFPEEISKVMELPVEKVREIQKIAQEPVSLETPIGEEEDSHLGDFIPDDEALAPAEAAAFTMLKEQLINVLDTLTPREEKVLRLRFGLDDGRARTLEEVGKEFSVTRERIRQIEAKALRKLRHPSRSKKLKDYLD, encoded by the coding sequence ATGGAACAAAAAACTAGTGGAAAAGCAGCAAAACCAAAAGATGATAAAAAAGATAAGAATATCAAAATGCTGGCCGTGAAGGAATTACTTGATAAAGGTAAAAAAAATGGATCATTAACATATAAAGAGATTATGGAAACAATGGAGCACATTGACTTAAGTCCAGATCAAATAGAAAAGATATATGAGGTATTAGAACTGGCAAATGTTGAAATTATAGGTGATGTGAACGATACGGATACTGCACATGAAGAAATTGATTTATCAGTGCCAGAAGGTATAGCAATAGATGATCCAGTTAGAATGTATTTAAAAGAAATTGGAAAAGTGCCTTTATTGTCTTCAGAACAAGAAATAACATATGCTAGAGAAATAGAAGAAGGAAATCAAAAATCTAGAAAGAAATTAGCAGAGGCAAATTTAAGATTAGTTGTAAGTATAGCTAAAAGATATGTTGGAAGAGGAATGCTTTTCTTAGATTTAATACAAGAAGGAAACTTAGGTCTTATAAAAGCTGTTGAAAAATTTGATTATAGAAAAGGATACAAATTTTCAACTTATGCTACATGGTGGATTAGGCAAGCAATAACAAGAGCTATTGCGGATCAAGCTAGAACAATTAGAATACCTGTTCATATGGTAGAAACTATAAATAAGCTTATAAGAGTACAAAGACAATTATTACAAGAATTAGGTAGGGATCCATTCCCAGAAGAAATTTCAAAGGTTATGGAACTTCCAGTAGAAAAGGTTCGTGAAATTCAAAAGATAGCACAAGAACCAGTTTCGTTAGAAACTCCAATAGGTGAAGAAGAAGATTCTCATTTAGGAGATTTTATTCCAGATGATGAAGCACTAGCACCAGCAGAAGCTGCTGCATTTACAATGCTTAAGGAACAATTAATCAATGTATTGGATACATTGACTCCTAGAGAAGAAAAGGTATTAAGACTAAGATTTGGACTTGATGATGGAAGAGCTAGGACTCTTGAAGAAGTAGGTAAAGAATTTAGTGTTACAAGAGAAAGAATTAGACAAATTGAAGCGAAAGCTTTAAGAAAGTTAAGACATCCATCAAGAAGTAAAAAATTAAAAGATTATTTAGATTAA
- the dnaG gene encoding DNA primase: protein MQIPEEVIEKIKEQNDIVDIISENVRLKKSGRNYMGLCPFHNDKSPSFSVSSEKQIYKCFSCGEAGNVLTFVMKYKKFTFLEAAKHLADKANITLQIEGQENDKISRKKELLYKINVDAARYYFANLQKNKIAKEYFLKRGIKEETIKRFGLGYSHDNWHGVINGLRAKGYKDDLLFEAGLISKNEKTGNTYDRFRNRVMFPVFDAKGKVIGFGGRVLDDSKPKYLNSPETMIFQKGTNLYGLNFAIKNMLQEDYIIIVEGYMDLIALHQYGITNTVASLGTALTVNQARLLKRYVNKVIISYDADLAGQTATIRGLEILRNAGFDVKVLTVPEGKDPDEFVRKNGRDAFLRLAKEALPLIEYRIKRAANGIDLKNGNELVAYGEKFAEILAELNPIEKDVYIKKISEETSIKEQSLYDLLSQVIAKKQKEENFTNKKEDFGTKLYVEPGYLKAERALIKLMLKDEFYEELKNLIKPGDFVIESHNKIYSLILQGKNVDTINIISYVENRCDDIESSKELTKIKEHEILTFAHSDRLIEDYLNEVKSFKLKLQIEDLKKKQNRFEKNGEIEESIRIAMELTKLSKTLKRRERG from the coding sequence TTGCAGATACCAGAAGAAGTAATAGAAAAAATAAAAGAACAAAATGACATTGTTGATATTATTTCAGAAAATGTAAGGTTAAAAAAATCAGGAAGAAATTATATGGGGTTATGTCCATTCCATAATGATAAATCCCCATCATTTAGTGTTTCTAGTGAAAAGCAAATATATAAATGTTTTTCGTGTGGTGAAGCAGGAAATGTGCTTACATTTGTTATGAAATATAAAAAATTTACTTTTCTAGAGGCAGCAAAGCATTTAGCAGACAAAGCTAATATTACATTACAAATAGAAGGGCAGGAAAATGATAAAATTTCTAGAAAAAAGGAGCTTTTATACAAGATAAATGTAGATGCTGCTAGATATTATTTTGCAAATTTACAAAAAAATAAAATAGCAAAAGAGTATTTCTTAAAAAGAGGAATAAAAGAAGAAACTATAAAACGATTTGGATTGGGTTATTCACATGACAACTGGCATGGAGTAATAAATGGTTTAAGAGCAAAAGGATATAAGGATGATTTGTTATTTGAAGCTGGGTTGATTTCTAAAAATGAAAAAACAGGGAATACATATGACAGATTTAGAAATAGAGTAATGTTTCCTGTATTTGATGCCAAAGGAAAAGTTATTGGGTTTGGAGGTAGGGTTTTAGATGATTCAAAACCAAAATATTTAAATTCACCAGAGACAATGATTTTTCAAAAGGGAACTAATCTGTATGGATTAAATTTTGCAATTAAAAATATGCTGCAAGAAGATTACATTATTATAGTTGAAGGGTATATGGATTTAATAGCACTTCATCAATATGGTATAACGAATACTGTAGCATCACTTGGAACTGCACTTACTGTAAATCAAGCAAGACTTCTTAAGAGATATGTAAATAAAGTAATAATTTCTTATGATGCCGACTTGGCTGGGCAGACTGCTACAATAAGAGGACTTGAAATTTTAAGGAATGCTGGATTTGACGTGAAAGTATTAACAGTACCAGAGGGTAAAGATCCAGATGAATTTGTGAGAAAAAATGGAAGAGATGCGTTTTTAAGATTAGCAAAAGAAGCATTGCCTCTAATTGAATATAGAATTAAAAGAGCAGCAAACGGCATAGATTTAAAAAATGGGAATGAATTAGTTGCATACGGAGAGAAATTTGCGGAAATTTTGGCAGAGCTAAATCCTATAGAAAAAGATGTATATATAAAGAAAATTTCAGAAGAAACATCAATTAAGGAGCAATCATTATATGACCTACTTTCGCAAGTAATAGCAAAAAAACAGAAAGAGGAAAATTTTACAAATAAAAAAGAAGATTTTGGAACAAAATTATATGTAGAACCAGGATATCTAAAAGCCGAGAGAGCTTTAATTAAATTGATGCTGAAAGATGAATTTTATGAGGAACTTAAAAATCTCATAAAACCAGGAGATTTTGTAATAGAATCACACAATAAAATTTATTCATTAATATTACAAGGAAAAAATGTGGATACTATTAATATAATATCTTATGTAGAAAACAGATGTGATGACATAGAAAGTTCTAAAGAGCTTACTAAAATAAAAGAACATGAAATTTTAACTTTCGCACATAGCGATAGATTAATAGAAGATTATCTAAATGAAGTCAAAAGTTTTAAACTAAAATTACAAATTGAAGATTTAAAGAAAAAGCAAAATAGATTTGAAAAGAATGGGGAAATTGAAGAATCTATAAGAATTGCTATGGAGCTTACTAAATTGTCCAAAACACTAAAAAGGAGAGAGAGAGGTTAA
- a CDS encoding deoxyguanosinetriphosphate triphosphohydrolase codes for MIVREKIQSFESLTLIKEAAFSKNTLGRKIREEEDCIRTCYMLDRDRIIQSKSFRRLKHKTQVYIKTFGDHYRTRLTHTLEVSQVARNIGVGIGLNENLIEAIALGHDLGHVAFAHNGEEVLNEYLKGGFRHNEQSVRVVTRLENDGRGLNLTEEVINGILNHSGLGTTKDIITLEGIVVKFSDKMAYLNHDIDDSIRAGLLSEEQLPKDIVEVLGDNSTLRLDTLIKDFVKTSNDNINNGIKEVGLSKEINAAMIELREFMFKNIYLGDTLKVERNKAKFILEQLIKYFEENPEEMPEIYLTIAKKESLQRAVADYIAGMSDDYCLLLFNKIFVPKAIID; via the coding sequence ATGATTGTGAGAGAAAAAATTCAGAGTTTTGAAAGCTTGACATTAATTAAAGAAGCGGCTTTTTCAAAAAATACGTTAGGTAGAAAAATTAGAGAAGAAGAAGACTGTATTAGAACCTGTTATATGCTTGATAGAGATAGAATTATTCAAAGCAAATCATTTAGACGCCTTAAACATAAAACACAAGTATATATAAAAACTTTTGGTGATCACTATAGAACTAGACTAACTCATACATTAGAGGTATCACAAGTTGCGAGAAATATTGGTGTTGGAATTGGATTAAATGAAAATTTAATTGAAGCAATAGCATTAGGACATGATTTAGGGCATGTTGCTTTTGCACATAATGGGGAAGAAGTGTTAAATGAATATTTAAAAGGTGGATTCCGTCATAATGAACAAAGTGTGAGAGTAGTTACTAGACTTGAAAATGATGGGCGTGGACTTAATTTAACAGAAGAAGTAATTAATGGAATACTTAATCATAGTGGGCTTGGAACCACAAAAGATATAATTACTTTAGAAGGAATTGTAGTTAAATTTAGTGATAAAATGGCTTATTTAAATCATGATATAGATGATTCTATAAGAGCAGGACTTTTAAGTGAAGAACAACTACCTAAAGATATTGTTGAAGTTTTAGGAGATAATTCTACTCTAAGACTAGATACTTTAATAAAAGATTTTGTGAAAACTTCAAATGATAATATTAATAATGGAATAAAAGAAGTTGGATTAAGTAAAGAAATTAATGCAGCAATGATAGAACTTAGGGAATTTATGTTTAAAAATATATATTTAGGAGATACATTAAAGGTTGAGAGAAATAAGGCAAAATTTATATTAGAGCAATTAATTAAATATTTTGAAGAAAATCCAGAAGAAATGCCAGAAATTTATTTAACAATAGCTAAAAAGGAAAGTCTACAAAGAGCAGTAGCGGATTATATTGCTGGTATGAGTGATGATTATTGCTTATTATTATTTAATAAAATATTTGTGCCTAAAGCAATAATAGATTAA
- a CDS encoding CotS family spore coat protein: MGNEVLSLRECNLSPEIIKQNVLPCYNLQNSQISIIKFKDTDKQRAVYRIDFKEKSYCLKKVYYNMKDLLYVYSAIEWLYRNNIRAPKLLPTVDNNRFVSYDDMLFILTPWIEGEKCSFDNIDHVICSVKKLSRIHSISRDFQPILGSSLKEGYDDYYISTLKHFQDLLKTSNEAFKYKDTFSRQFISTFDTNLRLAKISLDISYKIDNADLSKSLCHGDYVNKNLIFPSDLDPWIIDFDKCQTDYSARDLAYFMRRLLKRENTKWNLDLALSILKTYNEYSPLTESDLRYLISYICFPQKYWKISRDYYKNINKCNKSAFLTLLSNATSKTNLQYDFAISIVDEVQKEFDTTLL, encoded by the coding sequence ATGGGTAATGAAGTTTTATCTTTACGCGAATGTAATCTTTCCCCTGAAATCATAAAACAAAATGTTTTGCCATGCTACAATTTACAAAACTCTCAAATTTCAATAATTAAATTTAAAGATACAGATAAACAAAGAGCAGTATATCGAATAGATTTCAAAGAAAAAAGCTATTGTCTAAAAAAAGTTTATTATAATATGAAAGATTTGCTATATGTATATTCAGCAATTGAATGGCTGTATAGAAATAATATTAGAGCACCAAAACTTTTGCCTACTGTTGACAATAATAGATTTGTATCTTATGACGATATGCTTTTTATACTAACCCCTTGGATTGAAGGTGAGAAATGTAGTTTTGATAATATTGACCATGTTATTTGCTCTGTAAAAAAGCTTTCTAGAATTCATTCAATATCTCGTGACTTTCAGCCCATTTTAGGTAGTTCATTAAAAGAAGGATATGATGATTATTACATATCAACCTTAAAACATTTTCAAGATTTACTTAAAACTTCAAATGAAGCCTTTAAGTATAAAGATACATTTTCGAGACAATTTATTTCAACCTTTGATACAAATCTACGTCTCGCTAAAATTTCTTTAGATATATCTTATAAAATTGATAATGCTGATTTAAGTAAATCTTTATGCCATGGTGATTATGTAAATAAAAATTTGATTTTCCCATCTGATTTAGATCCTTGGATAATAGACTTCGACAAATGTCAAACAGATTATTCAGCACGCGACTTAGCATACTTTATGCGTAGATTACTTAAACGTGAAAATACGAAATGGAACCTTGATTTAGCTTTATCTATACTCAAAACTTATAACGAATATTCCCCTTTAACAGAATCAGATTTACGATATTTGATTTCATATATATGTTTTCCACAAAAATACTGGAAAATATCAAGAGATTATTATAAAAATATTAACAAGTGCAATAAATCTGCTTTTTTAACTTTACTATCAAATGCAACTTCAAAAACAAATCTTCAATATGACTTTGCAATAAGCATAGTAGATGAAGTACAAAAAGAATTTGACACAACTTTGCTTTAA
- a CDS encoding permease prefix domain 1-containing protein, translating into MKRIETYIKSVYKNVQGNQNEIEDLKQDMRSHLLQTVEDLKNEGKTEEESIEIAISRFGERGQVENELSKVFKVQRKFAKTLLIISIVSLLLSAICYISYGITDDMFRLKIPDSLRTAVDYKLEAGKIISNEEVTQLLTKYKKQFRYVALYKQDNYSETPNILYPSNFSVEKVENDECTLTKYPTSFEGIVWKVKYGFDYNGFNFSIPIYLHYAVEILFVAYWLLFAIWCVINAHYKNNLSLVWIILFFTLNVVGYMIYVLDSMKSLRLKHA; encoded by the coding sequence ATGAAGAGAATTGAAACATATATTAAATCTGTATATAAAAATGTACAAGGAAATCAGAATGAAATAGAAGATTTAAAGCAAGATATGAGAAGTCATTTGTTACAAACAGTAGAAGATCTTAAAAATGAAGGAAAAACCGAAGAAGAAAGTATTGAAATAGCCATTAGTAGGTTTGGAGAGCGAGGACAAGTAGAAAATGAATTATCTAAGGTGTTTAAAGTTCAAAGAAAATTTGCAAAAACTTTATTAATAATATCAATAGTATCGTTATTATTATCAGCAATTTGTTACATTAGCTATGGGATAACTGATGATATGTTTAGGTTAAAGATTCCAGATTCACTTCGCACTGCTGTAGATTATAAGCTTGAAGCAGGAAAAATAATATCCAATGAAGAAGTAACTCAATTGCTTACAAAATACAAAAAACAATTTAGATATGTTGCTTTATATAAACAAGATAATTATAGCGAAACTCCTAATATCTTATATCCTTCAAATTTTTCAGTTGAAAAAGTTGAAAATGATGAGTGTACTCTTACTAAGTACCCAACTTCATTTGAAGGTATTGTCTGGAAAGTAAAATATGGATTTGATTATAATGGATTTAATTTTTCAATTCCAATTTATTTACATTATGCTGTAGAAATACTCTTTGTAGCGTATTGGTTACTATTTGCTATTTGGTGTGTTATTAATGCACATTATAAGAATAACTTAAGCTTAGTATGGATAATCTTATTTTTCACTTTAAATGTGGTTGGATATATGATTTATGTTTTAGATAGTATGAAGAGTTTAAGACTAAAGCATGCATAA
- a CDS encoding PadR family transcriptional regulator, which yields MKINKEMIKGYIESIILSLLLVEDLYGYEISKRIRTISNNNFEIKEGTMYVVLKRLESNELVTTYWDDSESGGGRRRFHKITEKGKDYLQSKKEEWIFFRNIVDTFFKEV from the coding sequence TTGAAAATTAATAAAGAAATGATTAAAGGATATATAGAAAGTATAATTTTAAGTTTACTTCTCGTTGAAGATTTGTATGGATATGAAATTTCAAAAAGAATACGTACAATTAGCAACAATAACTTTGAAATTAAAGAAGGAACTATGTATGTTGTACTAAAAAGGCTTGAAAGCAACGAGTTGGTTACAACTTATTGGGATGATTCAGAAAGTGGAGGTGGAAGAAGGCGCTTTCACAAAATTACAGAGAAAGGTAAAGATTATTTACAATCTAAAAAAGAAGAATGGATATTTTTTAGAAATATTGTAGATACGTTTTTTAAGGAGGTATAG
- a CDS encoding glycoside hydrolase family 1 protein, which yields MFPKEFLWGGAVAANQCEGAWNIGGKKESICDHLTAGSINKNRKFTSKILSEENYPSHEAVEFYHHYKEDIALLAEMGFKVFRLSIAWSRIFPNGDDEQPNEEGLQFYDDVFNECIKYGIEPLVTLSHFEIPYHLVKVYQGFASRKVIAFFERYARTVFERYKNKVKYWLTFNEINFGTMPMGNLEVLGILNKEDEEIANPLDDMQLRFQALHHVFLASAGAVKIAHEINPDFKVGCMIAHITMYPLTCRPEDLLLQQELDNIINNFCADVQVRGVYPYYIFHYLKKNNIEINFEEEDEKILKEGYVDFYSFSYYMSNCITTEEGHETTLGNLLGGVKNPYLHVSEWGWQIDPKGLRYTLNKIYDRYKIPLFVVENGLGAVDEIDDEGCINDDYRISYLKSHIVEMNKAIENNVDLMGYTMWSAIDLVSSGTGEMRKRYGLIYVDKDDNGNGTLKRIKKKSFYWYKKIIETNGEELE from the coding sequence GTGTTTCCAAAAGAATTTTTATGGGGTGGAGCCGTAGCGGCAAATCAATGTGAAGGAGCTTGGAACATAGGTGGCAAAAAAGAAAGCATATGCGATCACTTAACAGCAGGGTCAATTAATAAAAACAGAAAATTTACGTCTAAGATATTATCAGAAGAAAATTATCCAAGTCATGAAGCGGTAGAGTTTTATCACCATTATAAAGAAGATATTGCATTACTTGCTGAAATGGGTTTTAAAGTATTTCGTTTATCAATAGCTTGGAGTCGTATTTTCCCAAATGGAGATGATGAGCAGCCAAACGAAGAAGGACTGCAATTTTATGATGATGTGTTTAACGAGTGTATTAAATATGGAATTGAACCACTAGTAACATTAAGTCATTTTGAAATTCCATATCATTTAGTGAAAGTATATCAAGGGTTTGCTAGCCGTAAAGTTATTGCATTTTTTGAACGTTATGCTAGGACTGTGTTTGAACGTTATAAAAATAAAGTGAAATATTGGTTGACATTTAATGAAATTAATTTTGGAACTATGCCAATGGGAAACTTAGAGGTTTTAGGTATATTAAATAAAGAAGATGAGGAAATAGCAAATCCTTTAGATGATATGCAATTACGCTTTCAGGCATTACATCATGTTTTTCTAGCAAGTGCAGGAGCAGTGAAAATAGCACATGAGATTAATCCAGATTTTAAAGTAGGATGCATGATTGCACATATTACTATGTATCCTTTAACTTGCAGACCAGAAGATTTACTTCTTCAACAGGAATTAGATAACATTATTAATAACTTTTGTGCAGATGTACAAGTAAGAGGGGTATATCCTTATTATATATTCCATTATTTAAAAAAGAATAATATTGAGATTAATTTTGAAGAAGAGGATGAGAAGATTCTTAAAGAGGGGTATGTTGATTTTTATTCATTTTCATATTATATGAGTAATTGTATAACTACAGAAGAAGGTCATGAGACTACCCTTGGAAATTTACTAGGTGGAGTAAAAAATCCATATTTGCATGTAAGTGAATGGGGATGGCAGATTGATCCAAAGGGTCTTAGATATACATTAAATAAGATTTATGATAGATATAAAATTCCTTTATTTGTTGTAGAAAATGGATTAGGTGCTGTTGACGAAATAGATGATGAGGGATGTATTAATGATGATTATAGAATTAGTTATTTAAAAAGCCATATTGTAGAAATGAATAAAGCTATAGAAAATAATGTGGATTTAATGGGATATACTATGTGGTCTGCTATTGATTTGGTTAGTTCTGGTACAGGCGAAATGAGGAAAAGATATGGTTTAATCTATGTTGATAAAGACGATAATGGAAATGGCACACTTAAGAGGATAAAGAAAAAATCATTTTATTGGTATAAAAAAATTATTGAAACGAATGGAGAAGAATTAGAATAA